ATGATCACCTTAAAGGGGAAAGGCAATAGGGAAAGAATGGTCCCCATGGGTGATTATGTAGCTAGCGCGCTGACTCAGTATCGGTCGTGGCGAGAACGTAAAAATAAGTTAGGTGGTGAAGATTTTATTTTTTTAGGCAGTCGAGGCAAACCCCTCTCAGTGCGCTATGCCCGTAAGTTGGTAGGAAAATATGCCCTGCTAGCGGGGTTAGGGCGTCGGTTGTCGCCGCATACCCTAAGGCACACCTTTGCCACCCACTTATTGCGGGAGGGTGCGGATTTGCGGGGTATTCAAGAATTGTTGGGGCATCAGTCGCTTTCGACCACTCAAAAATACACCCACGTGAGTCTTGATAAATTAATGGAAGTGTACGATAAAGCCCACCCTAAGGCTTAATCAAAGGTGTCATTCCGAGTGAAACGAGGAATCTCGATAGGATTAAATGGAAGATTCTTCGCCTTCGGCTCTGAATGACAGTAATATTTATGATTCGTAGCACAACGATATTGGCGGTTAAACAAGGTAAGCATGTCACCATGATCGGTGACGGGCAAGTCACTTTAGATAAAATGGTCATCAAAGGTTCTGCTAAAAAAGTGCGGCGAATGTATGAAGATAAAGTCTTGGCGGGTTTTGCCGGTTCTACGGCAGATGCCTTTACTTTATTTGAAAAGTTTGAGGGTAAACTCAACCAATACAATGGCAACCTCACTAGGGCGGCGGTAGAGTTGGCCAAGGAATGGCGAGGGGATAAATATTTACGGCAACTCGATGCCCTGTTGCTAGTGGCCGATGAGCAAAACATGTTCACCGTCAGCGGGCACGGGGATGTGATTGAGCCCGATGATGGTATCGCGGCCATTGGGTCGGGTGGTTTTTATGCGCTGGCAGCGGCACGGGCTTTGGTGCGCAAAACACAACTTTCCCCCAGCGAAGTTGCCCATGAGGCCATGAAAATCGCCTCTGAGATTTGTGTGTTTACTAACGATCAATTTGTTGTCGAGGAATTAAAATAATGGGAATTTCTGAAAAAAATTACCAAAGTGCGAAGAAGTCTTGGCGAATCCGGCAGAGGTTCCCTCAACCCTTAAGCATTGGGGTTTCGGGTAACCTCTTCTCGCTTCGCCAAGATTTCTTCCAACTTTGATAAAATTTTTTCAGCGGTCCCCACCAATTAAACAGATTATAGTATTTTAACTTTTTGATAGTATGTTTTCTGTCATCCTCGCGAAAGCGGGGATCCAGTTCTGTAAGTGGGGTTAAGCACTGGATCCCCGCTTTCGCGGGGATGACAGCCTATTTAAAAGTTAAAACACTATAGAGGTATTCTAATGGAAGAAAATCATACGATCAATTTTACCCCCCGAGAAATTGTTTCGGAGCTTGATAAATATATTGTGGGGCAGGGGGATGCTAAACGTTCGGTGGCTATTGCCCTGCGCAATCGTTGGCGGCGTTTGCAAGTGCCTGCTGAATTGCGCGAGGAGATTGCCCCTAAAAATATCATTATGATTGGGCCCACCGGGGTTGGCAAAACCGAGATTGCACGGCGCTTGGCAAAATTGGCCGGGGCGCCTTTTATTAAGGTGGAGGCTTCGAAATTTACCGAGGTGGGTTATGTGGGTAAAGATGTTGAATCGATGATTCGTGAACTCACCGATATTGCGGTGAACATGGTGAAAGAAGAAGAAAAGGCCCAAGTGCAGGTAAAGGCGCAAGACTTGGCCGAAGAAAGAATTTTAGATTTGCTCGTGCCCCCGGCGCGCAAGGTGGCCCAAACCTTCGATGGGCAAGAGGAAGCGGCCGATCAAGCGGCACAAGATACTAAGGCAGAGGTCGAACTCACGCGTGAAAAATTTCGCAAAATGTTGCGTGAAGGCAAATTGGATGAGCGGAGGGTAGAATTAGAACCTCCCCGTGGGCCAGCCATGCCCATGGTAGAAGTGGTGGCCGGT
The genomic region above belongs to Deltaproteobacteria bacterium and contains:
- the hslV gene encoding ATP-dependent protease subunit HslV, with the translated sequence MIRSTTILAVKQGKHVTMIGDGQVTLDKMVIKGSAKKVRRMYEDKVLAGFAGSTADAFTLFEKFEGKLNQYNGNLTRAAVELAKEWRGDKYLRQLDALLLVADEQNMFTVSGHGDVIEPDDGIAAIGSGGFYALAAARALVRKTQLSPSEVAHEAMKIASEICVFTNDQFVVEELK